One window of Halorussus sp. MSC15.2 genomic DNA carries:
- the hmgB gene encoding hydroxymethylglutaryl-CoA synthase, protein MTAVGIDAIEIWTGKLKLDLAETFAPEKGEDPEKYTKGLGLHASSFPDAHEDIVTMGANAAHRLMDRKGLTPDDIGRIDVATESAFDNSKPVSTYIAGCLEQVYDEDFHHANKGERKFACIAGTQSLDDAYNWIKAGRNRGRAALVVATDTALYARGDPGEATQGAGAVAMLITEDPSLVELSTDQGYGSADETDFLKPNQQFPSVDGKRSMQVYLARMREALEDYESVAGASHPEDFAYIPFHTPFPGMVRKAGLLGYRHMIRNTSVEEELAEDIGLQPREEDYEDRETYEEAIRNHMDDLKSTAEYQEWYGEVIEPTLSIARQVGNWYTGSVHIARASALKSAAEAGLDLAGERLLVGSYGSGAQAEIHAETVRDGWKDEIEQLNVDEQIESRYDLSFEEYENVHDRHNHDKTIEMEDFTVPDGEFVFTGRGRMNERLYDFVE, encoded by the coding sequence ATGACAGCCGTCGGTATCGACGCCATCGAAATCTGGACGGGGAAGCTCAAACTCGACCTCGCGGAGACGTTCGCGCCCGAGAAGGGCGAGGACCCCGAGAAGTACACCAAGGGACTCGGTCTGCACGCGAGTTCGTTCCCGGACGCCCACGAGGACATCGTGACGATGGGCGCGAACGCCGCCCATCGCCTGATGGACCGCAAGGGACTGACCCCCGACGACATCGGCCGCATCGACGTGGCGACCGAGTCGGCGTTCGACAACTCCAAGCCGGTATCGACGTACATCGCAGGGTGCCTCGAACAAGTCTACGACGAAGACTTCCACCACGCCAACAAGGGCGAGCGCAAGTTCGCCTGCATCGCGGGGACCCAGAGTCTGGACGACGCCTACAACTGGATTAAGGCGGGCCGGAACCGCGGCCGGGCCGCGCTGGTCGTCGCCACCGACACCGCGCTCTACGCCCGCGGGGACCCTGGCGAGGCCACGCAGGGCGCGGGCGCGGTCGCGATGCTCATCACCGAGGACCCCAGTCTGGTCGAACTCTCGACCGACCAAGGGTACGGCAGCGCCGACGAGACCGACTTCCTCAAGCCCAACCAGCAGTTCCCGAGCGTGGACGGCAAGCGCTCGATGCAGGTGTATCTGGCCCGGATGCGCGAGGCGCTGGAGGACTACGAGTCGGTCGCCGGCGCGTCCCACCCCGAAGACTTCGCGTACATCCCGTTCCACACGCCGTTCCCCGGAATGGTCCGGAAGGCGGGCCTGCTGGGCTACCGCCACATGATTCGGAACACGTCCGTCGAGGAGGAACTCGCCGAGGATATCGGTCTCCAGCCTCGCGAAGAGGACTACGAGGACCGGGAGACCTACGAGGAGGCCATCCGGAACCACATGGACGACCTCAAATCGACCGCCGAGTATCAGGAGTGGTACGGCGAGGTCATCGAACCGACCCTCTCCATCGCGCGGCAGGTCGGCAACTGGTACACCGGGTCGGTCCACATCGCCCGTGCCTCCGCGCTCAAGAGCGCGGCAGAGGCCGGACTCGACCTCGCGGGCGAACGCCTGCTCGTCGGTTCGTACGGCTCCGGCGCGCAGGCCGAAATCCACGCCGAGACCGTCCGAGACGGCTGGAAGGACGAAATCGAACAGCTCAACGTGGACGAGCAAATCGAGAGTCGCTACGACCTCTCGTTCGAGGAGTACGAGAACGTCCACGACCGCCACAACCACGACAAGACCATCGAGATGGAGGACTTCACGGTGCCGGACGGCGAGTTCGTGTTCACGGGCCGCGGTCGGATGAACGAGCGTCTCTACGACTTCGTGGAGTAG
- the psmA gene encoding archaeal proteasome endopeptidase complex subunit alpha gives MQGDQQGYDRGTSIFSPDGRLYQVEYAREAVKRGSSSVGVRTDGGVVLAARRRVRSPLMDAESVEKLHQVDDHLGVTSAGNAADARRLVEFARQTAQRDRLAYDEPMPVEPLAKEVADRVQEYTQSGGARPYGTALLVGGVTDGRPALYETDPSGTPSAWDAAAIGGESEEIRQFLEAEYVADADLDSGVDLALEALAAPDDATFSPAEVAVGTVTAESGYRTLPTGERRNALDALGLLDEDGGPQAS, from the coding sequence ATGCAGGGCGACCAGCAGGGCTACGACCGCGGGACGAGCATCTTCTCGCCGGACGGTCGGCTGTATCAGGTCGAGTACGCCCGCGAGGCGGTCAAGCGCGGCAGTTCGAGCGTCGGCGTCCGGACCGACGGAGGTGTCGTCCTCGCCGCCAGACGACGAGTGCGCTCGCCGCTGATGGACGCCGAGAGCGTGGAGAAACTCCATCAGGTGGACGACCACCTCGGCGTCACCTCCGCGGGCAACGCGGCCGACGCCCGCCGACTCGTGGAGTTCGCCCGACAGACCGCCCAGCGCGACCGCCTGGCCTACGACGAACCGATGCCGGTCGAACCGCTCGCGAAGGAGGTCGCCGACCGCGTGCAGGAGTACACGCAGTCCGGCGGCGCGCGCCCGTACGGGACCGCCCTTCTCGTCGGCGGCGTCACGGACGGGCGGCCCGCGCTGTACGAGACCGACCCCTCGGGGACCCCCTCGGCGTGGGACGCCGCGGCCATCGGCGGGGAGAGCGAGGAGATTCGGCAGTTCCTCGAAGCCGAGTACGTCGCGGACGCGGACCTCGACTCGGGCGTGGACCTCGCACTGGAAGCGCTCGCGGCCCCCGACGACGCGACGTTCTCGCCCGCCGAGGTTGCGGTCGGTACCGTGACGGCGGAGTCGGGGTACCGAACGCTCCCGACCGGGGAACGCCGAAACGCGCTCGACGCGCTCGGACTGCTCGACGAGGACGGCGGTCCGCAGGCGTCCTGA
- a CDS encoding helix-turn-helix transcriptional regulator, translated as MSDVGTEGTGGATRADPESEGARIAESERGADSSGPEVESAEASDAFEALGNEVRMSVLRTLVGDSGEGDELVSGRTMTFSELFEASPADTTAGFAYHLRQLTDLFLEAEDDEYALTYAGLQVARAISAGTYTDRVSFGPVATGDPCPLCESGELAAVCEANYVTVACEDCERAVLTLPFPPSARRDRDPERLLDAFDRHHRHRLSVMSDGVCPECAATMDAVLAAPPESVTEQLPETGGDRAQVRLDCRQCGCRLRAPVTLAVLEHPAVVSLFHDHALNVRDRPIWNVGEEWRETVVSDDPWCVRVSAELDDEVLDLFVTGDLSVAGTRRRDVEEIRQAS; from the coding sequence ATGAGCGACGTTGGCACGGAGGGCACGGGTGGCGCGACGCGTGCCGACCCCGAGTCGGAAGGGGCACGAATCGCCGAGTCCGAGCGCGGCGCAGACTCGTCCGGACCCGAAGTCGAATCGGCCGAGGCCAGCGACGCGTTCGAGGCGCTGGGCAACGAGGTGCGGATGTCGGTCCTCCGTACGCTGGTTGGCGACTCCGGTGAGGGTGACGAACTCGTCTCCGGCCGGACCATGACGTTCTCGGAACTGTTCGAGGCGAGTCCCGCCGACACCACTGCGGGGTTCGCTTACCACCTCCGGCAGTTGACCGACCTGTTCCTCGAAGCCGAGGACGACGAGTACGCGCTGACCTACGCCGGACTACAGGTCGCCCGCGCCATCAGCGCCGGGACCTACACCGACCGCGTCTCGTTCGGCCCTGTGGCGACCGGCGACCCCTGCCCGCTCTGCGAGTCGGGCGAACTCGCGGCGGTCTGCGAGGCCAACTACGTCACCGTGGCCTGCGAGGACTGCGAGCGCGCGGTCCTGACGCTGCCGTTTCCGCCGAGCGCGCGCCGGGACCGCGACCCCGAGCGCCTGCTCGACGCGTTCGACCGCCACCACCGCCACCGCCTCTCGGTGATGTCCGACGGGGTGTGTCCCGAGTGCGCCGCCACGATGGACGCCGTGCTGGCCGCGCCCCCGGAGTCGGTGACCGAGCAGTTGCCCGAGACCGGCGGCGACCGGGCGCAGGTCCGCCTCGACTGCCGGCAGTGCGGGTGCCGACTCCGCGCCCCGGTGACCCTCGCGGTCCTCGAACACCCCGCGGTCGTCTCGCTGTTTCACGACCACGCGCTGAACGTGCGCGACCGGCCCATCTGGAACGTCGGCGAGGAGTGGCGCGAGACCGTCGTCTCCGACGACCCGTGGTGCGTCCGCGTCAGCGCGGAATTGGACGACGAGGTGTTGGACCTGTTCGTCACCGGCGACCTGTCGGTCGCCGGGACGCGCCGCCGGGACGTCGAGGAGATTCGGCAGGCGTCGTAA
- a CDS encoding helix-turn-helix domain-containing protein, with protein sequence MTEATDPREDLAERIAGEITLSDDPGATLRKWRTDFGVSQTDLADQLDVSSSVVSDYESGRRASPGIGVVERVVTGLLDIDERRGGDRIRQYARVLSAGFESDIVNDLREYPTTVPLDRFYDAVGATELAGGDQQHVTGHTVIDSIQAITRLSSEEFYRLYGQSTSRALMFTNVTRGESPLVAMRVVNPTPNAVVLHGLDREDLWEHAPKMARLDGFSLAITNEPIDDVLHSLRELP encoded by the coding sequence ATGACCGAAGCCACCGACCCCCGCGAGGACCTCGCCGAGCGAATCGCGGGCGAGATAACGCTCAGCGACGACCCCGGCGCGACCCTCCGCAAGTGGCGGACCGACTTCGGGGTCTCCCAGACCGACCTCGCCGACCAACTCGACGTCTCCTCGTCGGTCGTCAGCGACTACGAGAGCGGTCGCCGGGCGAGTCCGGGCATCGGCGTCGTCGAGCGGGTCGTGACCGGCCTGCTCGACATCGACGAGCGCCGGGGCGGCGACCGCATCCGCCAGTACGCCCGGGTCCTGTCGGCCGGGTTCGAGAGCGACATCGTCAACGACCTCCGGGAGTACCCCACCACGGTGCCGCTCGACCGGTTCTACGACGCGGTGGGCGCGACCGAACTCGCGGGCGGCGACCAGCAACACGTCACCGGCCACACCGTCATCGACAGCATTCAGGCCATCACCCGACTCTCCAGCGAGGAGTTCTACCGGCTCTACGGCCAAAGCACCAGTCGGGCGCTGATGTTCACCAACGTCACCCGCGGCGAGTCGCCGCTGGTCGCCATGCGCGTGGTGAACCCCACGCCCAACGCGGTGGTCCTCCACGGACTCGACCGCGAGGACCTCTGGGAACACGCGCCGAAGATGGCCCGCCTCGACGGGTTCTCGCTGGCGATTACGAACGAACCGATAGACGACGTGTTGCACTCGCTCCGCGAACTCCCCTGA
- a CDS encoding flagella cluster protein — translation MTDERFDVHDHRHALKLRKDTGDTQFWENRKALDCPACGDAFSDLLISEKRNNSFNSPDGRFCVVRESDRILLFTH, via the coding sequence ATGACCGACGAACGCTTCGACGTTCACGACCACCGGCACGCGCTGAAACTCCGCAAGGACACCGGCGACACCCAGTTCTGGGAGAACCGGAAGGCTCTCGACTGCCCGGCCTGCGGCGACGCCTTCTCGGACCTGCTGATATCCGAGAAACGCAACAACAGTTTCAACTCGCCCGACGGTCGGTTCTGCGTCGTGCGCGAGTCCGACCGGATTCTCCTCTTCACCCACTGA
- a CDS encoding transporter codes for MSTAERTTRKTDGLVGRATLARGTTAGVGAWLLGYLVVYVSKSAAVSEALRGVGFVSRLLGGEGVPAWKGVTWLFLNAHFVATRFPTIAGGTRTANFVTREGGSALTLALPVVLLLAAGVVATYGRRGGLAEGAAAGATVALGYLPLSAVAAFATTHAIGTTEATISADPVTGVLLAGTVYPMVLGAVGGIAVGLLD; via the coding sequence ATGTCCACGGCAGAGCGGACGACACGGAAGACCGACGGACTCGTCGGGCGCGCCACGCTGGCCCGCGGTACGACTGCGGGCGTCGGAGCGTGGTTGCTCGGCTATCTGGTCGTCTACGTCTCGAAGTCGGCGGCCGTCTCGGAGGCACTGCGGGGCGTCGGGTTCGTCTCCCGACTGCTCGGCGGCGAGGGCGTTCCGGCGTGGAAGGGCGTGACGTGGCTCTTCCTGAACGCCCACTTCGTCGCCACGCGGTTCCCGACCATCGCCGGCGGGACCCGCACGGCGAACTTCGTGACCCGGGAAGGCGGGTCGGCGCTGACGCTTGCGCTCCCGGTCGTGTTGTTGCTCGCCGCGGGCGTCGTCGCGACGTACGGTCGTCGCGGCGGACTCGCCGAAGGGGCCGCGGCGGGTGCCACCGTCGCGCTCGGGTACCTCCCGCTCTCGGCGGTGGCGGCGTTCGCGACCACTCACGCCATCGGGACCACCGAGGCGACTATCTCGGCCGACCCGGTGACCGGTGTTCTGCTCGCGGGCACGGTCTACCCCATGGTCCTCGGCGCAGTCGGTGGAATCGCTGTCGGGTTACTGGATTGA
- a CDS encoding proteasome subunit beta: MPDANPRPTFGTPHEFDSGQGFSSGRESGSGHEHGSSPEADPELTKTGTTTVAVAADDAVVVMADRRASAGGRFVTSKDTQKVERVHPTAAVALSGAVGSIQDYTRRLRSHADQYEIRRGDPPSVDAFATYAGNLLRNGPYRMVRPVLGGVDSEGPHVYDLDGGGAVLEAPYAAKGSGTQFALGVLEREFRPGFGVEQATDAAARAVASAIERDTASGNGVTVAEITADGATIEAHDDPAALYEGERNSAAPESTDDAEEVA, translated from the coding sequence ATGCCAGACGCCAACCCCCGACCGACGTTCGGCACCCCGCACGAGTTCGATAGCGGCCAAGGGTTCAGTAGCGGACGCGAATCCGGTAGCGGACACGAACACGGGTCGTCGCCAGAGGCCGACCCGGAACTGACTAAAACCGGTACGACGACCGTCGCCGTGGCGGCCGACGACGCGGTGGTCGTGATGGCCGACCGGCGCGCCAGCGCGGGCGGCCGGTTCGTCACGAGCAAGGACACCCAGAAGGTAGAGCGAGTCCACCCCACTGCCGCCGTCGCGCTCTCGGGCGCGGTCGGAAGCATTCAGGACTACACCCGGCGACTTCGCTCCCACGCCGACCAGTACGAAATCCGGCGCGGCGACCCGCCGAGCGTGGACGCCTTCGCCACCTACGCGGGGAACCTCCTCCGCAACGGTCCCTACCGTATGGTCCGCCCGGTGCTGGGCGGCGTCGATAGCGAGGGGCCGCACGTCTACGACCTCGACGGCGGCGGCGCGGTCCTCGAAGCGCCCTACGCCGCCAAGGGGAGCGGAACCCAGTTCGCGCTCGGCGTCCTCGAACGCGAGTTCAGACCCGGATTCGGCGTCGAGCAAGCGACCGACGCCGCGGCCCGCGCCGTGGCGAGCGCCATCGAGCGCGACACCGCGAGCGGAAACGGCGTGACCGTGGCCGAAATCACCGCGGACGGCGCGACCATCGAGGCCCACGACGACCCCGCCGCACTGTACGAGGGCGAACGGAACTCCGCCGCGCCGGAATCGACGGACGACGCCGAGGAGGTGGCCTGA
- a CDS encoding molybdopterin-binding protein: MEIAVLSVGDEILAGDTVNTNASWLADRIDERGGSVRRILTVPDDRAVIAETVREWAAAFDAVVVTGGIGGTPDDVTMEGVADGLDRDLAVDRDERARLEEKARQFREENPEMTEEYDLELDLDAAASLPDGCRALATDAGWAPGCVVENVYVLPGIPEEMKAMFELVAEEFGGDVVSRTLYTPEPEGALGDRLSEVRERFDASVGSYPGVGSTPGRLKVTGTDAETVAAATDWLRDHVETTDPPESDADD; this comes from the coding sequence ATGGAAATCGCCGTCCTGTCGGTCGGGGACGAGATACTCGCGGGGGACACCGTGAACACGAACGCGTCGTGGCTGGCCGACCGCATCGACGAGCGCGGCGGGAGCGTCCGCCGGATTCTGACGGTCCCGGACGACCGCGCGGTCATCGCCGAGACCGTCCGGGAGTGGGCCGCGGCGTTCGACGCGGTCGTCGTCACCGGAGGCATCGGCGGGACGCCCGACGACGTGACGATGGAGGGGGTCGCCGACGGTCTCGACCGGGACCTCGCCGTGGACCGCGACGAGCGCGCCCGCCTCGAGGAGAAGGCCCGGCAGTTCCGCGAGGAGAACCCCGAGATGACCGAGGAGTACGACCTCGAACTGGACCTCGACGCCGCGGCGTCGCTCCCCGATGGGTGTCGGGCGCTGGCCACCGACGCCGGGTGGGCACCCGGTTGCGTCGTCGAGAACGTCTACGTCCTTCCGGGCATCCCCGAGGAGATGAAAGCGATGTTCGAACTGGTGGCCGAGGAGTTCGGCGGCGACGTGGTCTCCCGGACGCTCTACACCCCCGAACCGGAGGGCGCGCTCGGCGACCGCCTGAGCGAGGTCCGCGAGCGCTTCGACGCGTCGGTCGGGAGCTATCCCGGCGTCGGTTCGACGCCCGGCCGACTGAAGGTGACCGGAACCGACGCCGAGACGGTCGCGGCCGCGACGGACTGGCTTCGGGACCACGTCGAGACCACCGACCCGCCCGAGTCCGACGCCGACGATTGA
- a CDS encoding amidohydrolase family protein has translation MILRNVRVLDGRGERFEEASLRFDPESGRVGAVGEADPGGDEPVYDLSGKTVVPGLVDAHVHFSLSGEATVADVVAMNDAELLLTEVGNARKTLESGVTGVRAMGARDLDVVLAEYVANGEVAGPRMTANCRSITITGGHGHHLGQEVDGPTECRRAVRKQVKRGAEFIKFMATGGVTTPGTDPGTPAFTDEEMAALVDEAHRRGVHVAAHAHGAAGARAAVEAGVDTIEHGTFLDEETIDLLVAEDVVLVPTLSAPYHIVRNADHATDDALQKTNDVYERHLESFAAAVEAGVDIVGGTDAGTPFNYHGTNATELSFMVEYGMDPHDALVAMTGRAAEVVGLEDAGVLEPGAFADFLVLDDDPLEDIGAVRDPRTVVKGGDVVAGDAFGVGGVGELSG, from the coding sequence ATGATTCTTCGCAACGTCCGCGTGCTAGACGGGAGGGGCGAACGCTTCGAGGAAGCGTCGCTCCGGTTCGACCCCGAGTCCGGCCGAGTCGGTGCGGTGGGCGAGGCCGACCCCGGAGGCGACGAACCGGTCTACGACCTCTCCGGGAAGACCGTCGTGCCGGGACTGGTGGACGCGCACGTCCACTTCTCGCTGTCCGGCGAGGCCACCGTCGCCGACGTAGTGGCGATGAACGACGCCGAACTGCTGCTGACCGAGGTCGGCAACGCCCGGAAGACCCTCGAATCCGGCGTCACTGGCGTCCGCGCGATGGGCGCACGCGACCTCGACGTCGTCCTCGCCGAGTACGTCGCCAACGGCGAGGTGGCCGGTCCACGCATGACCGCCAACTGCCGGTCCATCACCATCACGGGCGGACACGGCCACCACCTCGGGCAAGAGGTGGACGGACCGACCGAGTGCAGGCGAGCGGTCCGCAAGCAGGTCAAGCGCGGCGCGGAGTTCATCAAGTTCATGGCGACCGGCGGGGTGACGACCCCCGGCACGGACCCCGGCACTCCGGCGTTCACCGACGAGGAGATGGCGGCGCTGGTGGACGAGGCCCACCGCCGCGGCGTCCACGTGGCGGCCCACGCCCACGGCGCGGCGGGCGCGCGGGCCGCCGTCGAGGCGGGCGTGGACACTATCGAACACGGGACGTTCCTCGACGAGGAGACCATCGACCTGCTCGTGGCCGAGGACGTGGTGCTGGTACCGACCCTCTCGGCCCCCTACCACATCGTCCGGAACGCCGACCACGCGACCGACGACGCGCTCCAGAAGACCAACGACGTGTACGAGCGCCACCTCGAATCGTTCGCGGCCGCCGTCGAGGCGGGCGTCGATATCGTCGGCGGGACCGACGCCGGGACGCCGTTCAACTACCACGGCACGAACGCGACCGAACTCTCGTTCATGGTGGAGTACGGGATGGACCCCCACGACGCGCTCGTCGCCATGACCGGCAGGGCGGCGGAAGTCGTCGGACTGGAAGACGCCGGTGTCCTCGAACCCGGAGCCTTCGCGGACTTCCTCGTGCTCGACGACGACCCGCTCGAAGACATCGGCGCGGTTCGCGACCCGAGGACGGTCGTCAAGGGCGGCGACGTCGTCGCGGGCGACGCGTTCGGCGTCGGCGGCGTCGGCGAACTCAGTGGGTGA
- a CDS encoding metal-dependent hydrolase, translating to MPSTVVHVALAGLVGTALLAEQFDGKAVAVVMAATALVDFDVFLGFWIPGAHRAAFHTLLVPLLGGVLLWADLRRRERSVVRSRWGARGVRVAWVTIVAVTFAGIGLDAFFNGVNLFYPVHDRFYTFSGKLYYSTEEGFVQTLVNVDFEALVEAFAPETSASAGGEAGAGGGGSGGGGSGGGGGGNSDPVRTTENTHYSTGIDPKKGSESGTVERLFPVAYTGERALLALTGYTVVGLRVWMERRD from the coding sequence ATGCCATCGACGGTCGTCCACGTCGCGCTCGCCGGTCTGGTCGGGACCGCCCTGCTCGCAGAACAGTTCGACGGAAAGGCCGTGGCGGTGGTGATGGCGGCCACCGCGCTCGTGGACTTCGACGTGTTTCTGGGGTTCTGGATACCGGGCGCGCACCGGGCGGCGTTCCACACGCTGCTGGTACCACTGCTCGGGGGGGTCCTGCTCTGGGCGGACCTGCGACGACGGGAACGGTCCGTCGTCCGTTCGCGGTGGGGCGCGCGCGGCGTCCGAGTCGCGTGGGTCACCATCGTCGCGGTCACGTTCGCGGGTATCGGCCTCGACGCGTTCTTCAACGGCGTGAACCTGTTCTACCCGGTCCACGACCGCTTCTACACCTTCTCGGGGAAACTGTACTACTCGACCGAGGAGGGGTTCGTCCAGACGCTCGTGAACGTGGACTTCGAGGCGCTGGTCGAGGCGTTCGCCCCCGAAACGTCGGCCAGCGCGGGAGGCGAAGCGGGGGCCGGCGGTGGCGGTTCGGGCGGAGGCGGTTCCGGCGGTGGCGGAGGCGGTAACTCCGACCCAGTGCGGACGACCGAGAACACCCACTACAGCACGGGCATCGACCCGAAGAAGGGGTCCGAATCGGGCACCGTCGAGCGCCTCTTTCCCGTCGCCTACACCGGCGAGCGCGCACTCCTCGCACTGACCGGATACACGGTGGTCGGTCTCCGAGTGTGGATGGAGCGACGTGACTGA
- a CDS encoding antibiotic biosynthesis monooxygenase: protein MYLVTFRLDPGEYDAEFHELNDAIQAAAEDTEGYLGKRTWHAPESEEVLVVYYWESLDALESFGADSDHERAKQRWTEWYDAYEVTVTEVVEAYGSGFGDDADPPA from the coding sequence ATGTATCTCGTTACGTTCCGCCTCGACCCGGGAGAGTACGATGCGGAGTTCCACGAGTTGAACGACGCGATACAAGCGGCCGCCGAGGACACGGAGGGCTATCTGGGCAAGCGGACGTGGCACGCCCCGGAGAGCGAGGAGGTTCTCGTCGTGTACTACTGGGAGTCGCTGGACGCGCTCGAATCGTTCGGAGCAGACTCCGACCACGAACGGGCGAAACAGCGGTGGACGGAGTGGTACGACGCGTACGAAGTCACCGTCACGGAAGTCGTCGAGGCCTACGGGAGTGGGTTCGGTGACGACGCAGACCCACCTGCGTAG
- a CDS encoding N-acetyltransferase, giving the protein MTDAENVRLREYDPDRDPRDLWDLKRGFELGLGTGTGDDDKRETYEAKLTEEYGERYLDWVFWCTKHDPRCVTVAAVEPDRTTADGATPDEANADEATGDRASEEGTPALAGYVFVLPQQLAMIWDAAVLNEIYVRPEYRGTGVADDLMDAAVEFAAEQDLPLDRLVLDVDRENDRAAAFYERHGFEHWGEMVARKLE; this is encoded by the coding sequence ATGACCGACGCCGAGAACGTTCGACTCCGCGAGTACGACCCCGACCGCGACCCCCGCGACCTGTGGGACCTCAAGCGAGGGTTCGAGTTAGGTCTCGGAACCGGCACGGGCGACGACGACAAGCGGGAGACGTACGAGGCGAAACTCACCGAGGAGTACGGCGAGCGATACCTCGATTGGGTGTTCTGGTGTACGAAACACGACCCGCGGTGCGTGACCGTCGCGGCGGTGGAACCCGACCGGACGACCGCCGACGGAGCGACACCCGACGAGGCGAACGCCGACGAAGCCACCGGAGACCGCGCTTCGGAAGAGGGGACACCGGCGCTCGCCGGCTACGTCTTCGTCCTCCCCCAGCAACTGGCGATGATATGGGACGCCGCCGTCCTGAACGAGATTTACGTCCGGCCGGAGTACCGCGGCACCGGCGTCGCGGACGACCTGATGGACGCCGCCGTGGAGTTCGCGGCCGAACAGGACCTGCCGCTGGACCGTCTCGTCCTCGACGTGGACCGCGAGAACGACCGCGCCGCGGCGTTCTACGAGCGACACGGCTTCGAGCACTGGGGAGAAATGGTGGCCCGGAAATTGGAGTAG
- a CDS encoding GNAT family N-acetyltransferase, producing MFPERIETDRLLLERLCHENVDTLAFYDCFAAGVADEQVFEYVPQDPWHTPKEAHDRIDDAEERWREGTAAEYAVRPTEAEPRAGEIAGTAHLHCEWERRTGRLGLVLRRPFWGRGYSGERADALMELTFDRLGLELATAGFNEGNERSERAIEKYVERFGGQYDGVLRNWVPMGDEVDDLHRYTVTREQWNEATKGD from the coding sequence CTGTTCCCGGAGCGAATCGAGACCGACCGCCTACTGTTAGAGCGACTCTGCCACGAGAACGTCGATACCCTCGCGTTCTACGACTGCTTCGCGGCGGGCGTCGCCGACGAGCAGGTGTTCGAGTACGTTCCGCAGGACCCGTGGCACACGCCGAAGGAGGCCCACGACCGCATCGACGACGCCGAGGAACGCTGGCGGGAGGGCACCGCCGCGGAGTACGCGGTGCGACCGACGGAGGCCGAACCCCGTGCGGGGGAAATCGCGGGTACCGCGCATCTCCACTGCGAGTGGGAGCGCCGAACCGGACGACTCGGACTCGTCCTGCGCAGACCGTTCTGGGGCCGGGGTTACTCCGGTGAGCGAGCAGATGCCCTGATGGAACTGACCTTCGACCGCCTCGGTCTCGAACTCGCCACGGCGGGGTTCAACGAGGGCAACGAGCGGTCCGAGCGCGCCATCGAGAAGTACGTCGAGCGATTCGGCGGGCAGTACGACGGCGTCCTTCGAAACTGGGTCCCTATGGGCGACGAGGTGGACGACCTGCACCGCTACACGGTCACCCGCGAGCAGTGGAACGAAGCGACGAAGGGGGATTGA
- a CDS encoding GNAT family N-acetyltransferase codes for MFPERIETDRLELTALTAETVDVLAYYDVCSGNSGDDIETVTEYLPWDPHETPKETAEFLDRLGEQREAGENAEFVVRPESDNRIAGAVGLCPDWDRRTAELGIWLREPYWGRGYYGEAFAELAGVAFDRLDLEAVEIVHRHGNRNSRRATEKFVERFGGRHEGRLRNYWVGPGGPADAHRYTVTRAEYDAAGEPDEGVRA; via the coding sequence ATGTTCCCGGAGCGCATCGAGACCGACCGACTGGAACTGACCGCGCTGACGGCTGAGACCGTGGACGTGCTGGCGTACTACGACGTTTGCTCCGGAAACTCCGGCGACGACATCGAGACCGTGACCGAGTACCTGCCGTGGGACCCTCACGAGACGCCGAAGGAGACCGCGGAGTTCCTCGACCGTCTCGGAGAGCAACGTGAGGCGGGCGAGAACGCCGAGTTCGTGGTTCGGCCCGAATCGGACAACCGCATCGCTGGTGCGGTCGGTCTCTGCCCGGACTGGGACCGCCGCACGGCCGAACTCGGCATCTGGCTCCGCGAACCCTACTGGGGCCGGGGGTACTACGGCGAGGCGTTCGCCGAACTCGCCGGAGTCGCGTTCGACCGCCTCGACCTCGAAGCGGTCGAAATCGTCCACCGTCACGGCAACCGCAACTCCCGGCGCGCGACCGAGAAGTTCGTCGAGCGGTTCGGCGGCAGACACGAGGGTCGCCTCCGGAACTACTGGGTCGGTCCCGGCGGTCCGGCCGACGCCCACCGCTACACCGTCACGCGCGCGGAGTACGATGCGGCGGGCGAACCTGACGAGGGGGTCCGAGCGTGA